One Punica granatum isolate Tunisia-2019 chromosome 3, ASM765513v2, whole genome shotgun sequence genomic window carries:
- the LOC116200943 gene encoding coiled-coil domain-containing protein R3HCC1L isoform X1: protein MEEHREKHLSAAAGDASTSCSWSEEVEDLLAAGDRDAAISLLESAVSELTSQEESSSTCLQLSSALQELARIYSAAGFSLKADQLHSRALVVKQRALHASSPSGTRDVGVDGKEKDLKGVEDAETNAGVVCRSSIPEGSTSSLKGHAEQSMELPGSGNDASLSNGVSDDDWEAIADREPNDLLPSECLPDLSKVSLEDEKPHGPKRRGRGTFSYKKHELYSDQLSDDSANDEEKDEHSRVNSEENAGDKHSKYGTHHVLVLTDFPPSTKTMELEKLLEDFRGRGVVIRWVNDTTALAVFRSPATAFEARNGIQFPFTVRILDEDDALLSSIPVRDLEPPRQRPQTSARTAQRLIAQSMGLKLPASFSSREYRQQEEARKDRIIRRQKLRDDAWGAD, encoded by the exons ATGGAGGAACACCGAGAAAAACACTTATCGGCCGCCGCCGGCGACGCATCCACCTCTTGCAGTTGGAGCGAGGAGGTGGAGGACTTGTTGGCGGCTGGCGACAGAGACGCGGCGATTTCTCTCCTCGAATCCGCCGTCTCCGAGCTCACCTCGCAGGAGGAGTCTTCAAGTACGTGTCTTCAATTGTCCTCTGCTTTACAGGAGCTGGCACGCATCTACTCCGCCGCAGGATTTTCTCTCAAGGCCGATCAGCTCCACTCTCGAGCTCTGGTCGTCAAACAGCGGGCACTTCACGCTTCCTCTCCTTCTGGTACTCG TGATGTAGGGGTCGATGGGAAGGAGAAGGACTTAAAGGGTGTTGAAGATGCAGAGACCAATGCAGGTGTGGTTTGCAGGAGTTCAATCCCAGAGGGATCTACATCTTCCCTCAAGG GACATGCTGAACAATCAATGGAATTGCCTGGCAGTGGAAACGATGCTTCTCTTTCCAATGGGGTTTCAGATGATG ATTGGGAAGCTATAGCTGATCGTGAACCAAATGATTTACTCCCTTCAGAGTGCTTACCAGATTTATCAAAGGTTTCGCTGGAAGATGAGAAACCACATGGCCCTAAAAGGCGTGGAAGGGGAACATTTTCCTATAAAAAGCATGAATTGTATAGCGATCAGTTAtcggatgattcggccaatGATGAAGAGAAAGATGAGCATTCACGTGTTAATTCAGAAGAAAATGCAGGAGATAAACATT CAAAATATGGTACACACCATGTCCTTGTTTTGACTGACTTCCCTCCAAGCACAAAGACGATGGAGCTAGAAAAACTTCTGGAGGACTTTAGAGGTCGTGGAGTGGTTATTCGCTGGGTGAATGACACTACTGCACTTGCAGTATTCCGATCACCAGCAACTG CATTTGAGGCCCGCAACGGCATTCAATTCCCATTCACAGTACGAATACTGGATGAAGATGATGCACTGTTGAGCTCAATTCCAGTTAGAG ATCTGGAACCTCCGAGGCAGAGACCACAGACATCAGCAAGAACGGCGCAGAGGCTTATTGCCCAGTCGATGGGGCTGAAGCTGCCTGCGTCATTCAGTTCCAGAGAATACAGGCAACAGGAGGAAGCAAGGAAAGATAGGATCATCAGAAGGCAGAAACTGAGAGATGATGCTTGGGGTGCTGATTGA
- the LOC116200943 gene encoding uncharacterized protein LOC116200943 isoform X2 codes for MEEHREKHLSAAAGDASTSCSWSEEVEDLLAAGDRDAAISLLESAVSELTSQEESSSTCLQLSSALQELARIYSAAGFSLKADQLHSRALVVKQRALHASSPSGTRDVGVDGKEKDLKGVEDAETNAGVVCRSSIPEGSTSSLKGHAEQSMELPGSGNDASLSNGVSDDDWEAIADREPNDLLPSECLPDLSKVSLEDEKPHGPKRRGRGTFSYKKHELYSDQLSDDSANDEEKDEHSRVNSEENAGDKHSKYGTHHVLVLTDFPPSTKTMELEKLLEDFRGRGVVIRWVNDTTALAVFRSPATGWLGANCFVHSVFRIYFVLSSLLIYLFFMQHLRPATAFNSHSQYEYWMKMMHC; via the exons ATGGAGGAACACCGAGAAAAACACTTATCGGCCGCCGCCGGCGACGCATCCACCTCTTGCAGTTGGAGCGAGGAGGTGGAGGACTTGTTGGCGGCTGGCGACAGAGACGCGGCGATTTCTCTCCTCGAATCCGCCGTCTCCGAGCTCACCTCGCAGGAGGAGTCTTCAAGTACGTGTCTTCAATTGTCCTCTGCTTTACAGGAGCTGGCACGCATCTACTCCGCCGCAGGATTTTCTCTCAAGGCCGATCAGCTCCACTCTCGAGCTCTGGTCGTCAAACAGCGGGCACTTCACGCTTCCTCTCCTTCTGGTACTCG TGATGTAGGGGTCGATGGGAAGGAGAAGGACTTAAAGGGTGTTGAAGATGCAGAGACCAATGCAGGTGTGGTTTGCAGGAGTTCAATCCCAGAGGGATCTACATCTTCCCTCAAGG GACATGCTGAACAATCAATGGAATTGCCTGGCAGTGGAAACGATGCTTCTCTTTCCAATGGGGTTTCAGATGATG ATTGGGAAGCTATAGCTGATCGTGAACCAAATGATTTACTCCCTTCAGAGTGCTTACCAGATTTATCAAAGGTTTCGCTGGAAGATGAGAAACCACATGGCCCTAAAAGGCGTGGAAGGGGAACATTTTCCTATAAAAAGCATGAATTGTATAGCGATCAGTTAtcggatgattcggccaatGATGAAGAGAAAGATGAGCATTCACGTGTTAATTCAGAAGAAAATGCAGGAGATAAACATT CAAAATATGGTACACACCATGTCCTTGTTTTGACTGACTTCCCTCCAAGCACAAAGACGATGGAGCTAGAAAAACTTCTGGAGGACTTTAGAGGTCGTGGAGTGGTTATTCGCTGGGTGAATGACACTACTGCACTTGCAGTATTCCGATCACCAGCAACTG gCTGGCTTGGTGCAAATTGCTTTGTACATTCTGTGTTCAGGATATATTTCGTGCTGAGCAGTTTACTAATTTACTT ATTTTTCATGCAGCATTTGAGGCCCGCAACGGCATTCAATTCCCATTCACAGTACGAATACTGGATGAAGATGATGCACTGTTGA
- the LOC116200944 gene encoding probable RNA 3'-terminal phosphate cyclase-like protein: protein MGKTTYKRLPGSQSLRQRLLLASLSSTAIIVEDIRSDSTWPGLLPHEVSLLRLFEKVCDDCVVEINETGTKLKYKPGIIVGGRNLVHDCGLSRSIGYFLEPLIVLALFAKKPLSIRLKGITNDPKDPSVDTFRSATLPMLKRFGIPTEGLDLKIENRGVAPFGGGEILLSIPIVQCLTAVTWMDEGMVKRIRGVTFSTRVSVQLENTMIHSARGIFNRLLPDVHIFTDHRVGPQAGKSPGYGISLVAETTSGCFISTDTTVSYRRGEEGGEMEEEKTELVPAEDVGQQSASALLGEIEQGGVVDSAHQGLLFLLCALCPQDVSKVRVGKLSPYGIETLRNIRDFLGVKFIIKPDPSTETVILKCVGCGLKNLFRKIS, encoded by the exons ATGGGGAAGACGACGTACAAGAGGCTGCCGGGGAGCCAGAGCCTGAGGCAGAGGCTGCTGTTGGCCTCGCTCTCTTCGACCGCCATCATCGTCGAGGACATCCGCTCCGACTCCACGTGGCCCGGCCTCCTCCCCCACGAGGTCTCCCTCCTCCGCCTCTTTGAGAAGGTCTGCGATGACTGCGTCGTCGAAATTAACGAAACCG GGACAAAGCTGAAGTATAAGCCTGGTATTATAGTCGGAGGCAGGAATCTTGTTCATGATTGTGGTCTTAGCCGATCCATTGGATATTTCTTGGAGCCATTGATTGTACTTGCCTTATTCGCCAAGAAGCCTCTGTCAATAAGGCTCAAAG GCATAACAAATGATCCTAAGGATCCATCTGTTGACACGTTCCGCTCAGCTACCTTACCCATGTTAAAGCGTTTCGGAATTCCTACGGAAGGTCTGGACTTGAAGATAGAAAACCGTGGAGTGGCTCCTTTTGGAGGTGGCGAAATCCTCTTGTCTATTCCCATTGTTCAGTGTTTAACA GCAGTTACGTGGATGGATGAGGGAATGGTTAAGAGGATTAGGGGGGTCACCTTTTCTACCCGTGTATCTGTACAGTTGGAGAATACAATGATACATTCAGCTCGTGGAATATTTAACCGTTTGCTCCCAGATGTACACATATTCACTGATCATAGGGTTGGTCCACAGGCTGGAAA ATCGCCAGGTTATGGAATCTCATTGGTTGCAGAAACTACTTCTGGTTGCTTCATATCTACTGACACGACAGTTTCATATCGTCGAGGTGAAGAAGGTGGTGaaatggaagaagagaagacaGAACTGGTGCCTGCGGAGGACGTTGGTCAGCAAAGTGCATCTGCTCTACTTGGGGAAATCGAGCAAGGAGGAGTTGTAGATTCAGCGCATCAG GGTCTCTTGTTCCTTCTGTGTGCATTATGTCCGCAAGATGTCTCAAAGGTCCGTGTAGGGAAGCTCTCACCATACGGAATAGAAACCCTCAGAAACATCAGGGATTTTCTGGGAGTGAAATTTATTATCAAGCCAGACCCTTCAACGGAGACGGTTATTCTTAAATGCGTGGGATGTGGTCTGAAGAACCTGTTTAGAAAAATTTCCTGA
- the LOC116200942 gene encoding serine/threonine-protein phosphatase BSL3 — MDVDSAMVPETDHDPASQNHNGGGPPEQPQSGGGGSPAPAPAQQAVQQTPVVGPRPAPTYSVVNATIEKKEDGPGPRCGHTLTAVAAVGEEGTPGYIGPRLILFGGATALEGNSAVSGAPSSAGSAGIRLAGATADVHCYDVLTNKWSRITPFGEPPTPRAAHVATAVGTMVVIQGGIGPAGLSAEDLHVLDLTQQRPRWHRVVVQGPGPGPRYGHVMALVGQRYLMAIGGNDGKRPLADVWALDTAAKPYEWRKLEPEGEGPPPCMYATASARSDGLLLLCGGRDANSVPLASAYGLAKHRDGRWEWAIAPGVSPSPRYQHAAVFVNARLHVSGGALGGGRMVEDSSSVAVLDTAAGVWCDTKSVVTSPRTGRFSADAAGGDAAVELTRRCRHAAAAVGDLIFIYGGLRGGVLLDDLLVAEDLAAAETTSAASHAAAAAAASNVQTPRMPGRYVCVDDRTRQTMPEAVQDGSVVLGTPVAPPMNGDMYTDISTENAMLPGSRRMNKGVESLVEASIAEAEAISATLAAAKARQVNGEVELPDRDRGAEATPSGEQMSSSIKMPDTAGSNNITPTGVRLHHRAVVVAAETGGALGGMVRQLSIDQFENEGRRVSYGTPESASAARKLLDRQMSINSVPKKVIAHLLKPRGWKPPVRRQFFLDCNEIADLCDSAERIFSSEPSVLQLKAPIKIFGDLHGQFGDLMRLFDEYGAPSTAGDIAYIDYLFLGDYVDRGQHSLETITLLLALKVEYSHNVHLIRGNHEAADINALFGFRIECIERMGERDGIWAWHRINRLFNWLPLAALIEKKIICMHGGIGRSINHVEQIENIQRPITMEAGSIVLMDLLWSDPTENDSVEGLRPNARGPGLVTFGPDRVMEFCNNNDLQLIVRAHECVMDGFERFAQGHLITLFSATNYCGTANNAGAILVLGRDLVVVPKLIHPLPPAISSPETSPERHIEDTWMQELNANRPPTPTRGRPQVANDRGSLAWI, encoded by the exons ATGGATGTTGACTCGGCCATGGTGCCGGAGACCGATCACGATCCAGCATCTCAGAACCATAACGGCGGCGGCCCCCCGGAGCAGCCTCAGTCCGGCGGCGGAGGATCTCCGGCCCCGGCGCCAGCTCAGCAGGCGGTGCAGCAGACTCCAGTGGTTGGCCCCAGGCCTGCTCCGACTTACTCGGTGGTAAATGCGACAATAGAGAAGAAAGAGGATGGTCCGGGCCCGAGGTGTGGGCATACTTTGACTGCGGTGGCGGCAGTGGGAGAGGAGGGCACGCCTGGGTACATCGGCCCGAGGCTGATTCTGTTTGGTGGGGCTACTGCTCTTGAGGGCAATTCCGCAGTTTCAGGAGCTCCTTCATCTGCTGGCAGTGCGGGAATTA GACTCGCTGGCGCAACAGCTGATGTGCACTGTTACGATGTCTTGACAAATAAATGGTCAAg GATCACACCATTTGGAGAACCGCCAACACCGAGGGCAGCTCATGTGGCCACTGCTGTCGGGACTATGGTTGTCATCCAG GGTGGAATTGGTCCGGCAGGCTTGTCTGCTGAGGACCTGCATGTCCTTGACCTTACGCAGCAGAGACCAAGATGGCATAG AGTTGTTGTCCAAGGCCCTGGTCCAGGTCCACGTTATGGGCATGTTATGGCTTTGGTGGGGCAAAGGTATCTCATGGCAATTGGGGGGAATGATG GAAAACGGCCTTTAGCTGATGTATGGGCATTGGACACTGCTGCCAAGCCCTATGAATGGAGGAAGTTGGAACCTGAAGGAGAAGGTCCTCCTCCGTGCAT GTATGCTACTGCTAGTGCACGCTCGGATGGTCTTCTTTTGCTTTGTGGTGGGAGAGATGCAAATAGTGTG CCACTTGCCAGTGCATATGGACTTGCTAAACATAGGGATGGACGATGGGAATGGGCAATTGCTCCTGGTGTCTCTCCATCCCCTAGATATCAACATGCAGCA GTCTTTGTTAATGCACGGCTCCATGTATCTGGAGGGGCGCTTGGTGGGGGACGTATGGTAGAAGACTCTTCTAGTGTTGCAG TCTTGGACACTGCAGCAGGTGTCTGGTGCGATACGAAGTCTGTTGTTACCAGTCCTAGAACAGGCAGGTTCAGTGCAGATGCAGCAGGTGGAGATGCTGCTGTTGAGTTGACAAGGCGCTGCAGGCATGCAGCTGCTGCGGTTGGTgacttaatatttatttatggtgGTTTACGTGGAG GGGTATTGCTCGATGACCTGCTTGTTGCCGAAGATCTAGCTGCTGCAGAGACCACTTCTGCAGCCTCGCATGCTGCTGCGGCAGCAGCTGCATCTAATGTACAGACACCAAGGATGCCAGGAAGGTATGTATGTGTTGATGATAGAACAAGGCAGACAATGCCTGAGGCAGTGCAGGATGGTTCAGTAGTGTTGGGAACTCCAGTTGCGCCCCCTATGAATGGTGACATGTATACCGATATAAGCACCGAGAATGCCATGCTTCCTGGGTCACG GAGAATGAATAAGGGTGTGGAATCTCTGGTTGAAGCATCAATTGCAGAAGCTGAGGCTATCAGTGCTACTCTGGCTGCTGCTAAGGCAAGACAAGTTAATGGAGAAGTTGAATTGCCAGACCGGGATCGTGGGGCGGAGGCCACTCCTAGTGGGGAGCAAATGTCCTCTTCCATTAAAATGCCTGACACTGCTGGGTCAAATAACATTACCCCAACTGGGGTTCGGCTGCACCATAGAGCT GTGGTTGTAGCTGCAGAGACTGGTGGAGCTTTAGGGGGGATGGTGAGACAACTTTCAATAGACCAATTTGAGAATGAAGGCAGACGAGTCAGCTATGGGACTCCGGAAAGTGCATCTGCTGCTAGGAAGTTGTTGGATCGACAAATGTCCATTAACAGTGTGCCAAAGAAA GTCATTGCTCATCTTTTGAAGCCTCGTGGATGGAAGCCTCCTGTTCGTCGGCAATTTTTCTTAGATTGTAATGAAATAGCAGATCTTTGTGACAGTGCTGAGAGGATTTTCTCTAGTGAGCCCAGTGTTTTGCAGCTGAAGGCTCCTATTAAGATTTTTGGTGATTTGCATGGACAATTTGGAGATCTCATGCGCCTCTTTGATGAGTATGGTGCACCCTCGACTGCTGGCGATATTGC ATACATCGATTATCTCTTCTTAGGAGATTATGTTGACCGTGGCCAGCACAGCCTGGAGACAATTACTCTTCTGCTTGCGCTGAAG GTTGAGTACTCCCACAATGTACATTTAATTCGTGGAAACCATGAGGCTGCAGATATCAATGCCCTTTTTGGCTTTCGGATAGAGTGCATTGAGCGCATG GGTGAAAGAGATGGAATCTGGGCGTGGCATCGAATAAATCGTTTGTTTAACTGGCTGCCTCTAGCAGCTCTTATCGAGAAGAAGATCATTTGTATGCATGGTGGTATTGGTAGGTCAATAAATCATGTGGAGCAGATTGAGAATATTCAGCGCCCAATTACCATGGAGGCTGGCTCTATTGTGTTGATGGATCTATTATG GTCCGACCCAACAGAAAATGATAGCGTGGAAGGACTCAGGCCAAACGCAAGAGGCCCTGGGTTGGTTACCTTTGGG CCTGACCGTGTGATGGAGTTCTGCAACAACAACGATCTCCAGTTGATTGTTCGTGCTCATGAATGTGTGATGGACGGCTTTGAGCGATTTGCCCAAGGGCATTTAATAACTCTGTTCTCAGCTACCAACTACTGCG GTACTGCAAATAATGCTGGAGCAATATTGGTGTTGGGCAGAGATCTTGTTGTGGTTCCCAAACTAATCCATCCTTTGCCTCCGGCAATATCATCCCCAGAAACATCCCCCGAACGCCACATTGAAGACACATGGATGCAA GAACTTAATGCGAACAGACCACCCACACCTACCCGAGGGCGTCCTCAAGTAGCAAATGACCGAGGCTCTCTTGCTTGGATTTGA